One genomic segment of Coffea arabica cultivar ET-39 chromosome 6e, Coffea Arabica ET-39 HiFi, whole genome shotgun sequence includes these proteins:
- the LOC140009324 gene encoding aquaporin TIP1-1-like, whose amino-acid sequence MAFSKLTNNAANTPSGLIAAAIAYAFALFVAVPVSANISGGHVNPAVTFGAFVGCNITLLRGILHWIAQLLGSVVACLLLKLATGGLETAAFSLSAGVGVWNALVLETVMTFGLVYTVYATAVDPKRGRLGTIAPMASGFIVGANILVSGAFRGASRNPAVSFGPAVVSWTWENHWVYWAGPLIGGGLAGVVYELFFIPQSHEELPTTDN is encoded by the exons ATGGCCTTTAGCAAGCTGACCAACAATGCAGCCAATACCCCTTCCGGCCTCATTGCTGCCGCTATAGCTTACGCCTTCGCACTGTTCGTGGCTGTTCCAGTCAGCGCCAACATCTCCGGCGGCCATGTTAACCCTGCCGTCACCTTTGGTGCCTTTGTTGGCTGTAACATTACCCTTCTCCGTGGTATCCTGCACTGGATTGCTCAGTTGCTTGGCTCCGTCGTGGCTTGCTTGCTTCTTAAGCTCGCCACCGGTGGCTTG gaaactgctgcattttctttgtCCGCCGGAGTTGGCGTGTGGAACGCATTAGTATTGGAGACTGTGATGACATTTGGACTGGTGTACACCGTGTACGCCACCGCAGTGGATCCAAAGAGGGGCAGATTGGGTACCATAGCCCCCATGGCTAGTGGTTTCATCGTGGGTGCCAATATCTTGGTTAGTGGGGCCTTTCGTGGTGCGTCAAGGAACCCAGCAGTGTCTTTCGGCCCCGCAGTGGTCAGCTGGACCTGGGAGAACCACTGGGTCTACTGGGCCGGTCCACTCATAGGTGGTGGCCTTGCTGGAGTCGTCTATGAGCTCTTCTTTATCCCCCAGTCCCACGAGGAGTTGCCAACAACTGACAATTGA